In the Populus trichocarpa isolate Nisqually-1 chromosome 1, P.trichocarpa_v4.1, whole genome shotgun sequence genome, one interval contains:
- the LOC7495806 gene encoding membrane-anchored ubiquitin-fold protein 4 translates to MPEEEELVELKFRLYDGSDIGPFRYSPASTVAMLKERIVADWPKDKKIAPKAANDVKLINAGKILENNKTVGQCRVPFGDLPKGVITMHVVVQPSLAKAKAEKKVDDAPRKKFCSCSIL, encoded by the exons ATGCCAGAGGAAGAGGAGTTAGTTGAGCTCAAGTTTAGATTGTATGATGGATCCGATATCGGTCCTTTTAGGTATTCACCTGCATCCACTGTTGCTATGCTCAAAGAAAGAATCGTCGCCGACTGGCCTAAAG ataaaaaaattgcaccGAAGGCAGCAAATGATGTCAAACTGATAAATGCTGGGAAAATCCTGGAAAACAACAAGACCGTTGGCCAGTGTAGGGTTCCTTTTGGGGACCTCCCAAAAGGGGTCATTACCATGCATGTTGTTGTCCAGCCATCTTTAGCCAAAGCAAAAGCAG AGAAGAAGGTAGACGATGCCCCAAGAAAAAAGTTCTGTTCATGTTCCATATTATAA
- the LOC7495805 gene encoding GRAS family protein RAM1 gives MINALCGSMGSLKSENSCNKLQPTSPNESSSVTESKKTTQSFEFEQNSLTPTSLNLPAVKFELDGDVEVQSPDSSMWESFFTDNFDSDFMISSPVRNLPSPQTSSYNHNYAHAMQGQSLSGCSPPRYLSQLGAAFSSIHKGKGQSPLHRMCNSPNNQFMQVESLSLPGIEDFLDDFQRDGYGEGYQQPPKMSGSSGSSTQLFDMSTTVPAMLDCLTIQNPSRFCSGSVSETSSGSPMTQESDIFQMGSIGIAPSSQKLLQENQQQPQPLPQPTTQPQPPPTTQSLQQQPQSLNHTLMVSLPIGSEQEQDSGLQLLNLLLACAEAVSNEDYMLARRYLHHLNRVVSPLGDSMQRVASCFTEALSARLAATLTTKPSTSSSKAFSPFPPNSMEILKIYQILYQACPYVKFAHFTANQAIFEAFETEERVHVIDLDILQGYQWPAFMQALAARPGGAPFLRITGVGSSMENVRETGRCLTELAHSLHVPFEYHPVAEELVDLKPHMFNRRVGEALAVNSVNRLHRVPGNCLGNLLAMIRDQAPNIVTVVEQEASHNGPYFLGRFLEALHYYSAIFDSLDSTFPPDSSQRAKVEQYIFAPEIRNIVACEGAERFERHERLEKWRKLMEGKGFKGVPLSANAVTQSKILLGLYSCDGYRLTEDKGCLLLGWQDRAILAASAWRC, from the exons ATGATTAATGCTCTCTGTGGAAGCATGGGGTCTCTCAAGAGCGAGAACTCATGCAACAAGTTGCAACCAACTTCTCCTAATGAGTCATCATCAGTCACTGAATCTAAAAAAACTACTCAGTCTTTTGAATTTGAACAAAATAGCCTAACCCCAACAAGCCTAAACTTACCTGCAGTCAAATTTGAGTTGGATGGAGATGTTGAAGTCCAGTCACCTGATAGTTCCATGTGGGAGAGCTTTTTCACTGATAATTTTGACTCTGACTTCATGATCTCATCTCCAGTGAGGAACTTGCCATCGCCACAAACTTCAAGCTACAATCACAATTATGCTCATGCAATGCAAGGGCAGAGTCTTTCAGGCTGCTCTCCTCCTAGATATTTATCTCAGCTTGGAGCTGCTTTCAGTAGTATCCACAAAGGGAAGGGACAGAGTCCACTCCATAGAATGTGTAACTCTCCAAATAATCAATTCATGCAAGTTGAGAGCCTTTCTTTACCAGGTATTGAGgacttcttggatgattttcaaAGAGATGGGTACGGAGAAGGATACCAACAACCACCTAAGATGTCAGGCAGCAGTGGAAGTTCAACACAATTGTTTGATATGTCAACCACAGTTCCTGCAATGTTGGATTGCTTGACTATACAGAATCCCTCCAGGTTTTGTTCTGGATCGGTGAGTGAAACATCATCAGGCTCACCAATGACACAGGAGAGCGATATTTTTCAGATGGGTTCTATTGGAATTGCACCATCATCACAGAAACTATTACAGGAAAACCAGCAGCAGCCGCAGCCGCTGCCACAACCAACAACACAACCACAGCCTCCACCAACAACCCAATCCCTGCAACAGCAACCACAGAGTCTTAACCATACCTTGATGGTATCTCTTCCTATTGGCTCTGAGCAG gaACAAGATAGTGGCCTCCAACTACTGAACCTCCTCCTTGCTTGTGCTGAGGCGGTATCCAATGAAGACTACATGCTAGCTAGAAGATATCTCCACCACCTGAATAGAGTCGTCAGCCCCCTTGGCGACTCCATGCAAAGAGTTGCGTCCTGTTTCACTGAGGCCCTAAGTGCTAGGCTAGCTGCAACCCTTACAACTAAACCTAGTACCTCCTCTTCAAAAGCCTTCTCTCCTTTCCCTCCAAACTCCATGGAAATTCTCAAAATTTACCAAATACTTTACCAAGCTTGCCCTTACGTAAAGTTTGCTCATTTCACTGCTAATCAAGCAATTTTTGAGGCCTTTGAAACTGAAGAACGTGTTCATGTTATTGACCTAGACATTCTTCAAGGCTATCAATGGCCAGCTTTCATGCAAGCCCTAGCAGCTAGACCTGGTGGCGCTCCATTCCTCCGAATAACTGGAGTTGGATCCTCTATGGAGAATGTTAGAGAGACCGGTCGGTGCTTGACAGAACTAGCTCATTCTCTTCATGTTCCATTTGAGTACCACCCAGTTGCTGAAGAACTCGTAGACCTTAAACCACACATGTTCAATAGAAGGGTTGGTGAGGCTCTTGCTGTTAACTCTGTTAACCGGCTCCACCGTGTCCCCGGGAATTGCCTGGGGAACCTATTAGCAATGATCCGTGACCAAGCGCCAAACATAGTAACAGTAGTTGAGCAAGAAGCAAGCCATAACGGACCATACTTCTTAGGTAGGTTCCTGGAGGCATTGCACTATTATTCAGCAATTTTTGACTCTTTGGATTCAACTTTTCCGCCAGATTCTTCACAAAGGGCAAAAGTGGAGCAGTACATATTTGCTCCAGAGATAAGGAACATAGTGGCATGTGAGGGAGCAGAGAGGTTTGAGAGACATGAGAGGCTTGAGAAATGGAGGAAGCTAATGGAAGGGAAAGGGTTTAAGGGGGTGCCACTGAGTGCAAATGCAGTGACTCAGTCCAAGATCTTATTGGGCTTGTATTCCTGTGATGGGTACAGATTGACAGAGGACAAAGGCTGCTTGCTCTTGGGGTGGCAAGATAGAGCCATACTTGCTGCTTCTGCATGGAGATGCTGA
- the LOC127904099 gene encoding heavy metal-associated isoprenylated plant protein 36-like → MEKKNAFAPKIHHGHAPRFYLKVNIQCCSACPRRAKEKLEKFSGVLAITIDTEQGLVAVTGTIDPQIVIQKFARWGKKAVLCSPEKDPVKGDSSDCSCCDDDSDSECDCDRNYDEKVSKSQNIGTTGAQPPIVSSTKKRKKLCWLLGLFSKLQDAAKPKLPHGAPPVFRPNNTQAPGNVFSLGMSAMPYGGSRPQFPPCWERPQYGSQIHGPTVYGSPAMLPYPHYIQPTYPPPPVLQPPGFFQSRPPPQYRPIIHYSRYEDNYV, encoded by the exons atggaaaagaaaaatgcgTTTGCCCCTAAAATTCACCATGGCCATGCTCCG AGGTTTTATTTGAAAGTGAATATTCAGTGTTGTTCAGCCTGTCCTAGGAGGGCGAAGGAAAAGTTGGAGAAATTCTCTG GAGTGCTTGCAATCACCATTGATACAGAACAAGGTTTGGTAGCTGTTACAGGCACAATAGACCCTCAAATAGTTATACAGAAATTTGCAAGGTGGGGCAAAAAAGCAGTGCTTTGCTCCCCCGAAAAGGACCCTGTCAAAGGAGACTCATCAGACTGTTCTTGCTGTGACGATGACTCCGATTCTGAATGCGACTGTGATCGAAATTACGATGAAAAAGTATCTAAAAGCCAGAATATTGGTACTACTGGGGCCCAACCTCCAATTGTTTCTAGCaccaaaaagagaaagaaacttTGCTGGCTTTTGGGTTTGTTTAGTAAATTGCAGGATGCTGCTAAACCCAAATTGCCTCATGGTGCTCCTCCAGTTTTCAGGCCCAACAACACGCAGGCTCCTGGCAATGTGTTTTCTCTAGGAATGTCTGCTATGCCTTACGGAGGTTCAAGACCACAGTTCCCACCATGTTGGGAGAGGCCACAGTATGGAAGTCAAATTCATGGACCAACTGTGTACGGAAGTCCAGCTATGCTACCATATCCACATTATATTCAGCCAACGTACCCACCACCACCAGTACTTCAGCCACCtggtttttttcaatcaagacCTCCACCACAGTATAGGCCCATTATCCATTATTCCAGATATGAAGACAACTATGTTTAA